In Pleurocapsa sp. PCC 7319, the following are encoded in one genomic region:
- the thrC gene encoding threonine synthase: MSIPPTNLSYPNIAKGANNWQGLIETYRSYLPVSKATPVVTLLEGNTPLIPVPGIAAKIGRGVKVYVKYDGLNPTGSFKDRGMTMAISKAKEEGAKAVICASTGNTSAAAAAYARRADMKAFVVIPDGYVALGKLAQALLYGAEVIAINGNFDDALDIVRQLSENYPVTLVNSVNPYRLQGQKTAAFEVVDVLGDAPDWLCIPVGNAGNISAYWMGFTEYHQAGKCARLPKMMGFQAAGAAPLVSGEPVKNPDTLATAIRIGNPANWHKAIAVREASGGEFNPVTDTEILDAYRLLASEEGVFCEPASAASVAGLLKVKEQVPDNATVVCVLTGNGLKDPDCAVKHSQNQLKQGIPNDLEKVAKVMGF, translated from the coding sequence CTGAGTATCCCCCCGACCAACTTATCTTATCCAAACATTGCTAAAGGTGCGAATAACTGGCAAGGTTTAATCGAAACCTATCGTTCCTACTTACCAGTGAGTAAAGCTACTCCTGTTGTTACTTTGCTTGAAGGAAATACTCCCTTAATTCCTGTTCCGGGAATTGCGGCTAAGATTGGTCGTGGTGTGAAAGTATATGTCAAATACGATGGTTTAAATCCAACAGGCAGCTTTAAGGACCGTGGTATGACCATGGCAATTTCCAAAGCTAAGGAGGAAGGGGCAAAAGCTGTAATTTGCGCTAGTACAGGCAATACTTCCGCCGCCGCTGCTGCTTATGCTCGTCGCGCAGATATGAAGGCATTTGTAGTGATCCCCGATGGCTATGTAGCTTTGGGTAAATTAGCTCAGGCTCTGCTTTATGGTGCGGAGGTAATTGCTATTAACGGTAACTTTGATGATGCCTTAGATATCGTCCGTCAGCTATCAGAAAATTATCCTGTCACCTTGGTTAATTCAGTTAATCCCTATCGCTTGCAGGGTCAAAAGACCGCCGCTTTTGAAGTTGTTGATGTTTTAGGAGATGCGCCTGATTGGCTATGTATTCCTGTGGGTAATGCGGGAAATATTAGTGCTTATTGGATGGGATTTACTGAATATCATCAGGCAGGAAAATGCGCTCGACTTCCAAAAATGATGGGTTTTCAAGCTGCAGGGGCAGCTCCTTTAGTATCAGGTGAACCGGTTAAGAATCCTGACACCCTGGCAACTGCGATCAGAATTGGTAATCCTGCCAACTGGCATAAAGCGATCGCTGTTAGAGAAGCTAGTGGTGGAGAATTTAATCCTGTCACCGACACTGAAATTTTAGATGCTTATCGCCTCTTGGCATCAGAAGAAGGTGTTTTTTGTGAGCCTGCCAGTGCAGCTTCGGTAGCTGGCTTACTCAAAGTCAAAGAGCAAGTACCTGATAATGCTACGGTGGTCTGTGTTCTAACGGGAAATGGTCTCAAGGATCCCGACTGTGCGGTTAAACATAGCCAAAATCAACTTAAGCAAGGAATACCGAATGATTTAGAGAAAGTAGCTAAAGTCATGGGATTTTGA